CGGTCACGAACAGCGTGGCCGCGGCGAAGATGACGGCCGCCACCGCCGCGTTCCCCACGCCGAGGGCGAGGTTCCGCGCTCCGTGCCCCGCCCTCGCGCTCCGACCCTCGAACATTGGGAGGACGCCCTCGACCAGCCACAGGATGGCGAGCGCGATGGCGGCTCCCGTCGCTTTCAGAGTGGTGGGATCATCGAACACGGGAGCGAACATAGCCCGGCGGGCCGGATTCCGGCACCGGCCGGCGACCCTCTATCGCGCCGGCGCGACCCCCTCCGCGACGCTCACCTCGGCCGCGCCGAAGAAGCCGAACGCGAACCGGGACGGGCGGTCCAGATTCGTGACGTTCCCGCGCACGTTCGCGGGCGGGATCGAGAAGGGGTTCGCCGACCCCAGCGCGTTCTGCTCGAAGAGCGCGTAGTAGTAGTCGTAGCCCAGCCTCGAGAGCGAGATCTGGCGGACCTCCGCGTGCTCGCCGGTCCCGATGGCGACCTCATCGTTCGGCTGAAAGCCGATGACGTCCTGCCCGTCGTACAGTTCGTCCCTGCTCACGAGGTTGATCGCGTTTCCGGGGTCCGGCGGGATCTCGTTCACGCCCTCCACGAGTTGTTCCCACAGGTAGTAGTTCGGGACTCCGGCCGGGTCCGCGAAGTCGATCGCCGCCCGATAGCCTTCATCGTCGATGAAGAGCGACTCCTCCTCGAACACGAAGTACAGCGAGTCGATCGGGGCCACCTCGCGCAGCAGAGCCGACGCCTCGTACACATCTCCCGCGTACTCGAGGAAGAGCGTGTACGTCTCGCCGACGCGCGCGACGAGATGTTCCGTCCCGTACAGGCCCGGCTCGATCTCCGGGAACGGGTAGGCGCGGCCGGCCCCATCGACGACCGTGACGATGGCCCCCGTCGCGGGCGGGGTCGGCCGGCTGTCGAAGAAGCCCGCCGTCGTCGACAGCCGGATTCGCTGCCTCCCGGTCGGCGCCTCCTTGAGGCGCTCGATCCGTCCCTCCACGACGAGTCTCGGCACCGGGTCGGGAATGTCGACGTCCACGACCCGTTCGCAGCCCGCCGCCGCAACGCACCCCGCCAACGCGAGCAGGCGGCCCGCCGTCGTCACCCGATGCCCGCCGCCGCCGCGCATCAGAAGTTCCACCGGTAGCTGATGCTCGGCACCAAGCCGAACACGGCGGTCTCCACCGCCTCGGTGACCGTGCGCGAATCCCGGTTCTGGCGGAAGGCGATGGCCTGCGCGTTGAAGCGGTTGTACACGTTGAAGAGCCCGAACTGGAGTTCTCCCCGCCCCCACCTCCTGGTGGCCGACACGTCCAGACGATGATAGTCCGGAAGGCGCCTGGCGTTCCGCGGCCCGTACTCTCCCAGGATCAGGCCCGCGAACTGATACCGCGCGACGGGGTACGTCGTCGGCAGTCCCGTGGCGAAGACGAAGTTCGCTCCCAGACTCCAGTCCTCGCCGAATCTGTACAGTCCCGTGAGCGCAAAGTCGTGCGTTCGGTCGTAGGGGGATGGATACCAGTCTCCGCCGTTGACCCCGGGATCCGCCGCCGTGAGTCCGGGCGTCCGCTGATCCGAGCGGGCGAGGGTATAGCTCGCCCATCCGGTGAGGCGTCCGCGGGTCTTCCTCAGGAGAAATTCCGCCCCGTACCCGCGCCCCTCGCCCGGCAGGAGAAGCGTTTCGAGGCGCCGGCTGAAGTAGATGTCCGCGCCATCCACGTAGTCGATCAGATGGCGCGCCCGCTTGTAGTAAACCTCTCCCGAAAGCGCGTAGCGCCCCCCGGCGAGCGTGGTGACGTAGCCGAGCGCAAACTGGTCGGCGACGTGCGGTTTCACGTACGGCCCCACGGGATCCCACAGATCGAGCGGAGTGGGAGAGTTCGTGTTCGTCACCAACCGCAGGTACTGCCGCGTGCGGGAGTAGCTCGCCTTGAGCGACGAGGCGTCGCTGAGCCCGAAGCGCACTCCGAGCCGCGGTTCGATCCCCCCGTAGGAGACGATCGTCTCGCCGTTTCCGTACCGCGTGCTGTCCACGATGGCGCCGGGCTCGTACCGGCCCAGTGCCGGGCGATAGACGACGGGCGCGTCGTTCTCGTAGTCGTAGATCGTCGCGCCACCGCGCCGGATGAACCCGCTCGCCCGCAGCCCGTAGCGGAGCCCCAGGCGTCCGATCTCCGTTTCGTGTTCGATGTACGCCTCGGGAGCGAGGCCCTTCCGGGACTCGAACTCGGTCGCGATGACCGCGGAGCCCTCGCCGGGAGCGATGTTCGCGGGCTGGATCTCGTAGCTGCGGAGCCCCAGTCCGAACTCCAGCCGGTCCGACGGGCTCAGGTCCCATGACTCGTCGACGGTCACGCTGAAGTTGCGGATCCCCGCGTCGAGCGAGGCGGATTTGGCGTTGAAGCTGTTCTGTATGTGATACTCGTAGTCGCTGTAGGTCACGGTCACGTGGGAGAAGACCGGGCCGAACACGTGGTTCCAGCGCACCGTGCCCGTCGCGTTCCCCCACGCGGCGGAGGCCTGGGCCCCGATCCGCAGCCGGTCGCGGCCGAAGTAGCCGGAGAGCATGACCTGGCCGGTGGCGCCGTAGCGGGCGTTCGCCTTCGCGTTGAGGTCGTAGAAGTAGGCGGTGCTCTCCTGGATCGAGGGGTCGCTCGACAGGCCCAGGAAGAGGTCCGCGTAGGTGCGGCGGCCCGCGACGAGCCAGGATCCCCGCCCGTCGAGGAGCGGCCCCTGGAGGCTCAGGCGGCTGGACAGGAGGCCGATCGTCGCCGCTCCCTCGAACTCGCGCGAGTTGCCCTCGCGCTGGTGAATCTCCAGCACGGAAGAGAGCCGGCCGCCGTAACGGGCCGGGATCCCGCCCTTGTAGAGCGTGACGTCCCCCACCGCGTCCGAGTTGAAGGTCGAGAAGAGGCCGATGGCGTGGGCCGGATTGAAGACCTCGGAATCGTCGAGGCGAATCTGGTTCTCGTCGCCCGCGCCCCCGCGCACGTTGATCGCTGTCGTCGCGTCGTTCGCCGTGCTGACTCCGGGATAGAGGGTCAGCGTGCGGACCGGATCCGCCTCGCCAAGTACGAGCGGGAGTTCGGAAAGGGAGGGGATGTCGAGCCGGACGACGCTCATGTCCACGCTCGCCGGGTCGAGGTCCGGAGGTTCCCGGTCGGCCGTCACCCTGAGTTCCGACACGACGACGGGCCTGAGGGGGAGCGCGAAGTCCAGCGACGTCGTCTCGTTGAGATCCACGACCTCGCTCACGGTCTCGTAGCCGAGGCTGGAGACGCGGATCGAGTACCGCGCGGGGGGCAACTCGATCGAGTAGAAGCCGAACCGGTTGGTCCCGATGACGAGGTCACGCTCCACGATGTCGAGCCGGGCGGCCCGGATGACCTCGTCGTTCTCCGCGACCCGCACATAGCCCGAGAGGCGTACCGCTTCGGGTTCCTGTGCGTGCGTTCCGCCGGCGCCGACCGCCGCCACGGCCCCCGTGAGGGACAGAATCGTCAGCGCTGCTCTTATCTCGAAGCGGATGAGGTCCTCCGCCTGAAGCCGAGGTCCTCGGCGGGGTTCAGTCGGGAAGCGTCAGGACCTGGCCCGGATAGATCCGGCTCCCGTTCAGGTTGTTCGCGGATCGGAGGCGCGTCACGG
This region of Candidatus Palauibacter polyketidifaciens genomic DNA includes:
- a CDS encoding DUF4249 domain-containing protein, giving the protein MELLMRGGGGHRVTTAGRLLALAGCVAAAGCERVVDVDIPDPVPRLVVEGRIERLKEAPTGRQRIRLSTTAGFFDSRPTPPATGAIVTVVDGAGRAYPFPEIEPGLYGTEHLVARVGETYTLFLEYAGDVYEASALLREVAPIDSLYFVFEEESLFIDDEGYRAAIDFADPAGVPNYYLWEQLVEGVNEIPPDPGNAINLVSRDELYDGQDVIGFQPNDEVAIGTGEHAEVRQISLSRLGYDYYYALFEQNALGSANPFSIPPANVRGNVTNLDRPSRFAFGFFGAAEVSVAEGVAPAR
- a CDS encoding TonB-dependent receptor codes for the protein MAAVGAGGTHAQEPEAVRLSGYVRVAENDEVIRAARLDIVERDLVIGTNRFGFYSIELPPARYSIRVSSLGYETVSEVVDLNETTSLDFALPLRPVVVSELRVTADREPPDLDPASVDMSVVRLDIPSLSELPLVLGEADPVRTLTLYPGVSTANDATTAINVRGGAGDENQIRLDDSEVFNPAHAIGLFSTFNSDAVGDVTLYKGGIPARYGGRLSSVLEIHQREGNSREFEGAATIGLLSSRLSLQGPLLDGRGSWLVAGRRTYADLFLGLSSDPSIQESTAYFYDLNAKANARYGATGQVMLSGYFGRDRLRIGAQASAAWGNATGTVRWNHVFGPVFSHVTVTYSDYEYHIQNSFNAKSASLDAGIRNFSVTVDESWDLSPSDRLEFGLGLRSYEIQPANIAPGEGSAVIATEFESRKGLAPEAYIEHETEIGRLGLRYGLRASGFIRRGGATIYDYENDAPVVYRPALGRYEPGAIVDSTRYGNGETIVSYGGIEPRLGVRFGLSDASSLKASYSRTRQYLRLVTNTNSPTPLDLWDPVGPYVKPHVADQFALGYVTTLAGGRYALSGEVYYKRARHLIDYVDGADIYFSRRLETLLLPGEGRGYGAEFLLRKTRGRLTGWASYTLARSDQRTPGLTAADPGVNGGDWYPSPYDRTHDFALTGLYRFGEDWSLGANFVFATGLPTTYPVARYQFAGLILGEYGPRNARRLPDYHRLDVSATRRWGRGELQFGLFNVYNRFNAQAIAFRQNRDSRTVTEAVETAVFGLVPSISYRWNF